The Labeo rohita strain BAU-BD-2019 chromosome 19, IGBB_LRoh.1.0, whole genome shotgun sequence genome window below encodes:
- the gnb3b gene encoding guanine nucleotide-binding protein G(I)/G(S)/G(T) subunit beta-3b, whose translation MGEMEQMKKEAEALKTQIEAARKAVGDTDMASAASGVAPAPRVQLKTRRTLKGHLAKIYAMHWSTDNKLMVSASQDGKLLIWDSHSGNKVNAVPLKSSWVMTCAYAPSGNLVASGGLDNMCTVYNLKTPVIKTVKELDAHTGYLSCARFLSDTEILTSSGDTTCALWDLETGKQKTVFLNHVGDCMCLSLSPDMNTFVSGACDSLAKLWDIRDGQCKQTFQGHTSDINAISFYPSANAIITGSDDCTCKMYDLRADQEVISYQDAALNSGVTSLALSMSGRLIFAGYDDFNCNIWDSLKGEKVGVLSGHDNRVSCTGVPEDGMCVCTGSWDSFLKIWN comes from the exons ATGGGTGAAATGGAGCAGATGAAAAAGGAGGCCGAAGCCCTGAAGACACAGATCGAG GCGGCTCGTAAAGCAGTAGGTGACACAGACATGGCCTCTGCCGCTTCTGGGGTGGCTCCGGCCCCTCGGGTCCAACTCAAGACCAGGAGGACCCTCAAAGGCCATCTGGCTAAAATCTATGCTATGCATTGGAGTACAGACAACAA GCTAATGGTCAGTGCATCACAGGATGGCAAACTACTAATTTGGGATTCTCACTCTGGAAACAAG GTCAATGCTGTTCCCCTCAAGTCCTCATGGGTGATGACCTGTGCATATGCTCCTTCTGGAAACCTCGTGGCCAGCGGTGGTCTGGACAACATGTGTACTGTCTACAACTTGAAGACACCTGTAATCAAGACCGTGAAAGAATTGGATGCTCACACAG GTTACTTGTCCTGTGCACGCTTCCTCAGTGACACAGAGATTCTAACCTCCTCTGGTGATACCACATG tgcattgtgggatttGGAGACTGGAAAGCAGAAGACAGTTTTCCTGAACCATGTTGGCGACTGCatgtgtctgtctctgtctccgGACATGAACACCTTTGTTTCTGGTGCTTGCGACTCCCTGGCCAAGCTGTGGGACATCAGAGATGGCCAGTGCAAGCAAACCTTCCAGGGCCACACGAGTGACATCAACGCCATTTCA TTCTACCCTAGCGCCAATGCGATTATCACTGGCTCGGATGACTGCACATGCAAAATGTATGACCTTCGTGCCGATCAAGAAGTGATCAGTTACCAGGATGCCGCCCTGAACAGCGGCGTAACATCACTGGCTCTCTCCATGTCTGGTCGCCTCATCTTTGCTGGTTACGACGACTTCAACTGCAATATTTGGGACTCGCTAAAAGGCGAGAAAGTGG GCGTGTTGTCTGGCCACGACAACAGGGTGAGCTGCACCGGAGTACCGGAAGATGGCATGTGTGTTTGCACCGGCTCATGGGACAGCTTCTTGAAGATTTGGAACTGA
- the tpi1a gene encoding triosephosphate isomerase A, producing MSSRKFFVGGNWKMNGDKESLGELIMTLNTASLNDETEVVCGAPSIYLDYVRSKLDQRIGVAAQNCYKVPKGAFTGEISPAMIKDCGIDWVILGHSERRHVFGESDELIGQKVAHCLENDLGVIACIGEKLEEREAGTTEDVVFEQTKVIADNVKDWSRVVLAYEPVWAIGTGKTATPDQAQEVHEKLRGWLRANVSDAVADSLRIIYGGSVTGGNCKELAGQPDVDGFLVGGASLKPEFVDIINARS from the exons ATGTCCTCAAGAAAATTCTTCGTCGGGGGAAACTGGAAAATGAACGGCGATAAAGAGAGCCTGGGCGAGCTCATAATGACCTTGAACACGGCCAGCCTCAACGATGAAACAG AGGTGGTGTGTGGCGCACCGTCCATCTATCTCGATTACGTGAGATCTAAACTGGACCAGAGGATCGGTGTGGCCGCCCAGAACTGCTATAAGGTACCCAAAGGAGCCTTCACCGGGGAGATCAG CCCAGCGATGATTAAAGACTGCGGCATCGACTGGGTGATTCTGGGCCACTCGGAGAGGCGTCATGTGTTTGGCGAGAGCGACGAG CTGATTGGCCAGAAGGTGGCTCATTGCCTAGAGAACGATTTGGGTGTGATCGCCTGCATTGGGGAGAAACTAGAGGAAAGAGAAGCTGGAACCACTGAGGACGTGGTGTTTGAACAGACCAAAGTCATTGCAG aCAATGTGaaggactggagtcgtgtggttTTAGCATATGAACCAGTGTGGGCCATTGGTACTGGCAAAACTGCCACACCTGATCAG GCTCAGGAGGTGCATGAGAAGCTGCGAGGTTGGCTGAGGGCAAATGTGTCGGATGCAGTAGCCGACTCTTTGCGCATCATCTACGGAG GCTCTGTTACTGGGGGAAACTGCAAAGAGCTTGCAGGCCAGCCTGACGTTGATGGCTTCCTGGTTGGAGGTGCTTCCCTTAAGCCAGAGTTTGTTGACATCATAAATGCCCGCTCATAG